From the genome of Adlercreutzia equolifaciens DSM 19450:
GCCCTGAGGGGCCTTATCGATGAGCAGCACCTTCGCGCCGGCGTCGGCGGCGTAGCAGGCGGACACGGCACCGGCGCCGCCGAAGCCGATGACGACGACGTCGTACTCGCCGTCCCAGGCGATGGTGTCGGCGAAGGTGGTTCCTCCGTTGCCCGTGTTGGCCATGGCCTTATCGGCCGGGGTCTGCGGCGCGCAGCCGGCAAGGCCGAGGCCGGCGACGGCGGCCATGCCGACACCAGCGCTGGTGATGAACTGTCGGCGGGTATATTTTCCCATTTTCCACTCCCTTGTGGTCGGTATCTTCGCGCCGGGTTGATGTCTGGCGAAGACGTCGCGTGACGTACTCGCTCCGGCGCTCCGGGGATCGCGGTGTCCCCGATCACGCTGGTCACTTTAGCGGCAGCATTGAGGTTAGCGTGAGAGATAACCTGTAGGTTAGCGATGGCGGAACTTGCTAACCTATCCCGCTAACCCACCTTTCTGGAAATGAGGAGAGACTGCCAATTTGCCGCTGGCGCTTATCTGCCTTTTGTGGTTTCATGGGTGGTAGCGAAAAGGGGAGGGGCAATCGATGAAACATCTGAGAGACACGATCGCGGGGCTGCGCCTCGGGTTCGAGGAGCATTTCAGAAGCGCTGGATCCATAAGTCTGTTCGTAGGTCTGGCCTGCAACTTGGCCTTCGTGGGCCAGGTGTACTTCTGGCCGGCCATGTGGCACACCTCGGCGTTCATGTTCTCCTATACCGATGCTTCCTATGTCGCCGAGGTCCTCTGCGCGCTGATGCTTGGGCGGAGGCTGCGGCAGAGCGGGCGCCTTGCCGTGGGCAGCCGATGGCTTTGGACTTTGGCCCTCCTCGTGCAGGCGAGCTTGGTGCTGTACTGCGTGCTGTTCGGGGCGGGCATCCACGTGCCCGAGCCCGTCAACTGGGTTTGCGGCGCTATCTTCGGCGTCTATCTGCCCGTGGCCATGACCTCGTGGTTCGCCGTGCACATCGATCGCCGCTCCTTTTCGGTGATTTGGAATATCGTGCTGGCGGGCGTGTTCGCCTCCTTCGTCATCTGGGTGTTCTCGGGCCTGGAGGCGGTAAAGCTGTGCGTGTGCATGGGGGTGCTCATGTTCCTGGGGACGTTCGTGCTCTCTCGCAAGCTGCGCACGGAGCAGGCCAAGGAGAGAGACGACGCGGCTGCGCCCGCGGCGGCCCCGGCGGATGCCTTCCGCTACCCGGCCTCGGCGACGTTTCTGTTCAGCTTCTCCTTCATCACGGCCATCGCCTTTGCCGGTATCGGGGGCGACAGCGCCTCCTATGCTTCGGGGGATTTCTTCGCCCCGATGCTGCTTATCTGCGCTGTGGTGCTCTTGGCAAATGCGGCGGTCCTCCCGCTGACGACCATCGCCGTGCCCGCTATCATCGTGGCCGTCATAGCCGCCTCCTATCTTCACCTCGAGCCTGCGCTTTCGTTCGATCTGGCAGCGCTTGGCATGTTCCTTTTCCTCGCCTATGCCGTCGTGCTCCTGTGCGCCAGCGCGCAGGGGAGTCGGCGGCGCATTCTTGCGGCCTTCACGAGCCTCATGGTGGCGTTTGCCGCCGGATGTCTCGTCGGCCGCCTGTGCATGGCGCTCTGCTTCGCATTCGCCGAGCAATTCGCGTCGAACATTATGGTTCTGCTGTCAATTCTGGCTGCCAACGCCGCCATGATCATCCTCGTGAGACGGGGTGTCACGCCGACTCGTTCGGCGGAGCTTTTCGAGGGCGAGCAGGCGACGGGAGATCTCGATGCGGCCCGTCGCGCCAAAGTGGATCGCGTGGCTGCCGTCTGCGGTTTGGGCGAGCGCGAGAAGGAGGTGCTCACGCTGCTCTTAGAGGGGTGCTCGGCCAGCGAGGTGGCCTCTGCCATGGTCGTGGCCAACGGCACGGCGAAGTCGCACATCCGCCACGTCTACAAGAAGCTCGGCGTCCACAGCCGCGACGAGCTCTTCGAGAAACTCGGCATCGAGAGAGAAGAGAAAAGCAAGCAATCAGTGTAGCAATCTGAAGCGAGCAGGGCCCGGGCAGGGCAGGGATCCTGCCCGCAGCCTCAAAAATGCAGGGCCCGAGGTGGGCGAGGGGGTGCCGCGCGCAGTTCATTGAAGTGCATAAGGTAATGTCGCGACCTTTGGCGAGTCTTGCACTTCAATGCTGTTTGAGCACGGCACCCCCTCGCCCACCTCGGGCCCGGAGGGATAGAGAAGCAAAAAAGACGTTATTTCCCCTGCGCCTGCACGGCGGTGATGGCCACCACGCCCACGATGTCGTCAGCCGAGCACCCTCGGGACAAGTCGTTCACCGGAGCGGCGATGCCCTGCAGGATGGGGCCGAGCGCCTCGGCCTTCGCCAGGCGCTGCACCAGCTTGTAGCCGATGTTGCCCGCATCGATATCCGGGAACACGAGCACGTTGGCGCGGCCCGCGACAGGGGAGGCCGGCGCCTTCGCCGCGCCGATCTCGGGGACGATGGCGGCGTCCAGCTGCAGCTCTCCGTCCACGGCGAGCTCGGGCGCGAGCTCCTTCACCTTGGCCGTCGCGCGCACCACCTTGTCGGAGTCGTCGTTTTTGGCCGAGCCGTAGGAGGAGTGCGACAGCATGGCGATGACCGGCTCGGCATCGGCGAACAGCGACCGCCACGCCGCCTCGGCGTTGATGGCGATCTGGGCCAGGCGATCGGCGTCGGGCTGCACTTCCAGGCCGCAGTCGGAGAAGAGGAAGGTGCCGTGGTGGCCCAAGTCGCAGTCGGGCACGTTCATGACGAAGAACGAGCTCACCATCTGCGCGCCGGGAGCGGTCTTCAGGATCTGCAGGGCCGGGCGCAGCACGTCGCCGGTGGAGTGGCAGGCGCCCGAGACGAGGCCGTCCGCTTCGCCCATCTTCACCATCATCATGCCGAAGTACAGCTCGTTGTCCATAAGCTCGAGGGCTTGCTCGAGCGTCATGCCCTTCGCCGCGCGCAGCTCGGCCAGCTTCTCGGCATAGGGCTCGCGCAGCTCGGAGGTGCGGAAGTCGACGATGCGGGCGCCCTCCAAGTTGCAGCCGGCAGCGGCGATGTCGTCGGCGTCGCCCAAGACGATGAGGTCGGCGATGCCCTCGGCGAGAATCGCCTCGGCGGCCTTGAGGGTGCGGATGTCGTTGCCCTCGGGAAGCACGATGGTCTTCTTGTCGGCCTTCGCGCGGGCGATCATGGAATCGAGGAACTGGCTCACGGGAACGTCCTTTCTCACGGGTATCCTGCCCTCATGATAGAGCACGGGCCGCCGCCCCGCACGGCGCGACCGCGCGGCAGGTTCATTTATTCGGTTTGTATGGGGTTTGGAGGCCATCGGATGCGGGCTGGGTACAATATCCTCCGAACGACGCCGCCCGAGCGCCGGCGCCCCATTCGCATCAACGAGTACGAGGGAGAGAACCCGTTATGGCCGTTAATTACGCCGATTTCCGCGATATCGCCATCGAAGACTACGACGCCGTCGTTGTCGGCTCCGGTTTTGCCGGGGCTGTCAGTGCCCGGCAGCTTGCCGAAGAGGGCGGTCTTCGCGTGCTCGTCATCGAGAAGCGCGCGCACATCGCCGGCAACATGTACGACGAGTACGACGAGGCCGGGGTGCTCGTGCACCGCTACGGGCCGCACATCTTCCATACCAACGATCAGCGCGCCTACGACTATCTTGCCCGCTTCACCGAGTGGTCGAGCTACCAGCACCGGGTGCTCGCCGATTGGTACGGCACCTACATGCCCGTGCCCTTCAACAAGAACTCTATGGAAATCGCCTTCGGCGACGAGAAGGCAGCCCGGCTCATCGAGAAGCTCGTCGACACCTTCGGCGACGAGCGCAAGGTCACCATCAACGAGCTGCGCGCCCAGGAGGATCCGGAGCTTCAGGAGGTGGCGGACTTCGTCTACCAGAACGTATTCCTCTACTACACCCAGAAGCAATGGGGCCTCACTCCCGAGGAAGTGGATCCCTCGGTGACCGCGCGCGTGCCCGTGTTCATCTCCCGGGACAACCGCTACTTCCAGGACGCCTTCCAGGGGATGCCGGTCGATGGCTACACGCGCCTGTTCGAGAACCTGCTCGGCCACGAGAAGATCACCGTCTGCCTGAGCACCGAGGCGGAGAGTGTGTTCGATCTCGTCTTCGCCGGCCGCGAGGAGGATGCCCCCCTGGAGGCCATCCACATCAAGGGCGTGCCGTTCGCAGGCCCCATCGTCTACACCGGTCCGCTTGACGAGCTGTTCCTGGGGCGCTTCGGCCGTTTGCCCTACCGCTCCCTCGATTTCGTCTACGAGACCTTCGACGAGACCTATCACCTGCCCTGCGGCACCGTGAACTACACGGTGACCGAGGACTACACTCGCGTCACGGAGTTCAAGTGGCTCACGGAGCAGACCGGCGACAAGACCACCATCATGCGCGAGTACTCCCGGGCCTACGAGGATCCGGCGACGCAGATTCCCTACTACGCCATCATCAACGACGACAACGACGCGCTCTATGCGCGCTACCGCCGCCTGACCGACGCGCTGCCGAACTTCCATCCGCTGGGTCGTTTGGCCGAGTACCGCTATTTCAACATGGACAAGGTGGTCGCCGACGCGCTGGCCGCGTCCGAGAAGATCCTGACGGAGACGGCCGACGCCTAGGCCGCCGCGCGAGGCAGCACGCCCGCGCACCGAGACCCCGACGAAGGAGGCGCTTTTGAAGACCATCACGTTCGCTGTGCCCTGCTACAACTCGGCAGCCTACATGGATCACTGCGTGGAGACGCTGCTCGCCTGCGGCGAGGACATCGAGATCCTGCTCGTGGACGACGGCTCGACCAAGGACGACACGGCGGCCATCTGCGACCGCTGGCAGAACGAGCACCCCGACATCGTCCGCGCCATCCATCAGCCCAACAAGGGCCACGGCGGCGCGGTGAACACGGGGCTCGCCCATGCGACGGGCTTCTACTTCAAAGTGGTCGACTCCGACGACTGGCTCGATCCGGCGGCCATGTTCCCGCTCATGGTGTACCTGCGCAGCCAGCTGGACGCGCCGGTGCCCTGCGACATGGTGGTGGCCAACTACGTCTACGACAAGGTGGACGAAGGCGAGCAGAAGGTCATGGGCTACGGCAACGTGCTGCCGGAGGGCTATGAGTTCGGCTGGGACGAGGTGGGCACCTTCCTGCCGAGCCAGTACCTGCTCATGCACTCGGTGTACTATCGCACCGAGATGCTGCGCAAGATGAAGCTGACCCTGCCCGAACACACCTTCTACGTGGACAACATCTTCGTCTACGAGCCTTTGGTCTACGTGCGCACCATGCGCTACTTCAACGTGGACGCCTACCATTACTTCATCGGCCGCGAGGACCAGTCGGTCAACGAGAAGGTCATGATGGGTCGCATGGACCAGCAGCTGCGCGTCACGCGGCAGATGATCGACAACGTGGATCCGCAGGCTGTGCGCAATCGTCATCTGCGCCACTATCTGCGAAACTATATTTCCATGATGATGTGCATCTGCTCGGTGTTTCTGCGCATGCGCGGGGGAGAGGCCGACGAGCGGGATCTGAAGGATATCTGGGCCTACCTGAAGGAGCAGAACCCGTCGCTCTACCGCCGGGTGCGCTCGAACGCGCTGAATCTGGCCACGAACCTGCCCACCGAGGCCGGTGAGAAGATCGGACTCAAGGGCTATCAGATCGCCCAGAAGATTTTCAAATTCAACTAACGTCGCGTATTGGCCGCGTAAAGCTCCAGAAGGCCGCGGAGGGCGAGGGTTTGGTCGACGGTGACGGCGTGGGTCATGAGGGCGGCTATGGCTTCGGCGTGCTGGCCCACGAGAACGACCGGCGTGGTATAGCCGCAATCGGCCCAGATCATGTCGATGAGTCCGTCGATGCGGGCCACCTCTCCCATGACGATGCCCGCCTGCATGGCCTCGGCCGTGGTGCGGCCGAGCAGCGATTTGGGGGCCCTAAGTTCCACGGCGGCCAGCTGGGCGGCTCCGCGGGCCAGCGCCTGGGCGCCGAGCTTCATGCCCGGGGCGATGATACCGCCGCGGAAGGCGCCCGCCTCGTCCAAAAGTTCGAAGGTGGTGGAGGTGCCCAGGTCGATGACGAGGGCCGGCGCGCCGTAGGTGCTCTTGGCGCCCACCATCTCGGCGACGCGGTCGGCGCCCACGGCCGTGGGATCGGAGAAGTTCATCTTCAGCCCCGTCTTAAGACCTGGGCCTACGGTGAGCGGGCGCGCGTCCGTGAGGCGCCGCGCCGCATCGGACCACACGCCGGTGAGGGCAGGGATGACCGAGGCGATGATGGCCCCGTCGGCCAAAGGAGCGCTCTCGGGCAGGTCGATGGCGTCGGGCGCGTCCTTTTCGATGGGCGCGAGATTGCGGGCGAGGGCGTCGAAGAAGCCGAGAACGCAGGCCACGGCGCCGTCGGCTGTCTCGGCGGAATCTGTGGGAACGGCCCACTGGGAGACGAGTCGTCCATCAACTGCCAGCCCGATCCGCGTCCGCGTGTTCCGTATGTCGATCGCCAAAACCAGCGCCATAATCGCTCCTCTTTTCACTTGTTCCGCTCGTGTACTTTCCGCCAGTGATGTCTCGCGTGGCCCTGTTTTAGCGGAAATTTTTCGTTTTGGGGATGAGTGAATGCCACTTCGACCCCGAAATGGTAATCCACCCATGGCCATTTCGGGCCTCAAATGGCATTTCGTGCCATTACGGGCTTCAACTGGCATCCCGGGGTGCCAAAACGGGCTCGAAGTGGCATTTGCTCGTGAGTTTTCGAAAAACTCGAGAACATGATGGGCCCGCTGGTAGGGAGCTACTTGTAGTCCTCGACGTTTTTCGAGGAGGAGCCGGTGGTGTTGCCGGATTGGCGCAGCTCGAAGCCGAAGCGCACGGTGCCGTCGCCGAAGCGCTCCTGCAAAGCGTCGGTGGCGGCCAAAAGGCTGCGGCGCTTCTCCTCGTCGCGGATGAGCGCCTCGCTTTCAACCGCGTCTGCGTTGTCATCGCCCCCAAGGACGGCAGCGTCGAAAAGCGCTTCCTGCACCGGGGCGCCGTCCTCCTCGAAATGGGTCACGGCCACACCGAGCAGGCGCACCTTCATGCCCGGAGCCCACAGCTCCTCCGCCAGGCGGTGCACCACCGGGGCGAACGCGATGTCATCGTCGGTGGGGGCGGCCAGCGAGCACTGGGCCGAGCGGGTCGTGCGGTTGTCGTAGCGCATCTTCACCGCTACCGTGCGGCCCTTGAGGCCCTTGCGGCGCAGGCGACGCCCCACCTTCGCCGAAATGGTGGAAAGCGCCGCCATAATGTCCTCGCGCGTCTCCAGATCATGGGCGTAGGTCACCTCGTTGGAGACCGACTTCACTTCGTCGTCCTCAGCCACCTCGGATCGGTCGCGCCCTAAGGCCCGATCGCGCATCATCTCGCCGTTCTTCCCGAAGATCTTCCGCAGAAGGGCGCCGTCGGCCCGGCCCATGGCTCCCAAGGTGCGCACACCGTGGGAAAGGAGCGTCCTCTCGGCGGCTGCCCCCACGCCGGAGAGCGTGCGCACGGGCAGCTTTTCCAGGAAGGCCGCCTCCGTGCCGGGGAAAACCACGGTAAGGCCCCGGGGCTTGTCGCGGTCCGAGGCGATTTTCGCCACGGACTTGGAGGTGCCCACGCCGATGGAGCAGGTGACGCCGAGGGCGGCCACGCGCTCCTGGATGCGCTGGGCCACGAGAACCGGGTGCTCGGTGTTCACGGCAGTGGGGGTGACGTCCATAAAGGCCTCGTCGATGGAGACCTGTTGCACGTGGGGCGTCTCGTCTCGCAGGATGGCCATGATGGCGGCGGACACCTCGCGGTAGCGGTGGAAATGGCCATGCGTCCAAATGGCTTCGGGACACAGCGCTCGTGCTAGCGACGAGGCCATGGCGCTGCGCACTCCGAAGGCGCGGGCCTCGTAGGAGCAGGTGGAGACGACCCCGTGGGCGTCCGCATCGCCGCCGACGATGACGGGCTTGCCCCGCCAGGCCGGGTGGTCAAGCTGCTCGACGGAGGCGAAGAAGGCGTCCAGATCCACCAACAGGATGGCCGGGCCCTCCCACGGCGGCAGGTAAGCGTCGCTATCGTTCACTGGCCAGGAAGAACAGGGCCATGGTGCCGGGGCCGGAATGGGCGCCGATGACCGGATCCACGTAGTTGATGAGGATGTCGGTGACGCCGAAGCGCTCCCTCACGAGGTCGGCCACGTACTCGGCGTCCTCGATGCAGTCGCCGTGGCTGATGAACACGGTCTGATCCGCCACGGGAGAGGTGGCCGTCTGCTCCATATGATCGACCAGCGCCTTCAGCGACTTCTTGCGCCCGCGCACCTTCTCTAGCGGAATGAGGTGGCCCTCGTCGTCCACGTGCATGACCGGCTTGATGTTCAGAAGGGTGCCGGCCCAGGCGCTCGTGCGGGAGACGCGGCCGCCGCGGAACAGGAACATGAGGTCGTCCACGGTGAACCAGTGGGCCAGATGCAGCTTGTTGGCCTCCAGCCAGTCGCGAACCTCGGTGATGGACGCACCCTCCTCGCGCATCTTGGCGGCGTACCAGACGAGCAGCCCTTCGCCCATGGAGGCGGCCAGGGTGTCCACCGCGAGCACCGTGCGGTCCGGGTAGGCGTCGGCAAGCTCGGCCAGCAGAAGGTCAATGGCCTGGTAGGTGCCGGAAAGCCCGCTGGAGAACCCGATGTAGAGCACATCCTGGCCCGAGGCAAGAAGCCCCTCCAGCAGCTCGCGGGAGTCCTTCAGATTCGGCAGTGACGTCGTGATGACCTTGCCCTCGCGCATCATGGTGTAGAACTGCTTAAGATCGGTCTTCTGTCCCTTGAGGTAACTGTGATGCTCCTCGCCATCCACCATGAACGTGAGCGGAAGGATATGCAGGTCGAACTGGTCGATAACCTCCTCAGTGAGATTGGAGGAGGAATCGGTGACGATGGCGAAGGCCATGGAGGGCTCCTTATCGGGTAGGGGGCTGCATTTTGCGGCACGCTGCTGCGCATCCGATATTCTAACGCAAATCGGGCCCATTGCACCTGCTGCGGCTAATGAAGCCTTTCCTGAGAAAAAGTTGTAACCATTGCCCGCGTCGCGCCCCCTTGCCGTATACTTTGCAAGATACGCTCACAGGCGCCGCCGTCGCACTTCGACGGCCGTGATATAGAGGAACCCGAGACGTGGAAGAGGGACGAACTGTGTCGAACAGCTACAAGGACACCATGAACCTGCCCGAGACCGATTTCCCCATGCGGGGGAACCTGCCGGCCCGCGAGCCCGAGCGGCTCGCCCAGTGGCAGGAAATGGACATCTACCGCCGTGTGCTGGAGAAGAACGCCGACGGCAAGCCCTTCGTGCTGCACGACGGCCCTCCTTATGCCAACGGCCCCATTCACATCGGTCACGCCTTCAACAAGATCCTCAAGGACTTCGTCGTTAAAAGCCACGCCCAGCGCGGGTACTTCACCCCCTACATCCCCGGTTGGGACTGCCACGGACAGCCCATCGAGCATATGGTGGAAGTGACGCTCGGGCCCGAGAAGATGGCCGAGATCTCCCAGGTAGAGCTGCGCCAGCGCTGCCGCGAGTGGGCGGAGAAGTACGTCGATATCCAGAGGAACGGCTTCAAGCGGCTTGGCGTGAACGCCGACTGGGAGCATCCCTACCTCACGTTCATTCCGAACTATGAGGCCGGCAACGTGGAGATCTTCAAGGATCTGTACCTGAAGGGCTCGGTCTACCGCGGCCGCAAGCCCATCCATTGGTGCACCCACTGCCACACGGCGCTCGCCGAGGCGGAGATCGAGTACGGCGACGAGGTGTCGCCCTCCATTTACGTGAAGTTCAAGCTGGATGCGATGCCCGGCGTGTTCGAGGCCTCCGGAGCCGAAGGCGCCGCCTATCTGCTCATCTGGACGACGACCCCCTGGACGCTTCCTGCGAACACGGCGGTGTCGCTGGCGCCTGACGCCGACTACGTCATGGTCACCGTCGGCGGCGACAACCTCATCATGGCCAAGGAGCTCGTGGAAACGGTGGCCGAGGTGGCCGGCTGGGAAGACTACGACTTCGTCCGCGGTGCCGACGGCGAGCCGGTGACGCTGACGGGCAAGCAGCTGTTCGGCCTCACCTACACCGCCCCCGTGCGCCGCGACATCAAGGGCACGGTCATCTACGGCGATCATGTCACCTTGGATACGGGCACCGGCGCCGTGCACACGGCCCCCGGCCACGGCCAGGACGACTACCTC
Proteins encoded in this window:
- a CDS encoding response regulator transcription factor, with the translated sequence MKHLRDTIAGLRLGFEEHFRSAGSISLFVGLACNLAFVGQVYFWPAMWHTSAFMFSYTDASYVAEVLCALMLGRRLRQSGRLAVGSRWLWTLALLVQASLVLYCVLFGAGIHVPEPVNWVCGAIFGVYLPVAMTSWFAVHIDRRSFSVIWNIVLAGVFASFVIWVFSGLEAVKLCVCMGVLMFLGTFVLSRKLRTEQAKERDDAAAPAAAPADAFRYPASATFLFSFSFITAIAFAGIGGDSASYASGDFFAPMLLICAVVLLANAAVLPLTTIAVPAIIVAVIAASYLHLEPALSFDLAALGMFLFLAYAVVLLCASAQGSRRRILAAFTSLMVAFAAGCLVGRLCMALCFAFAEQFASNIMVLLSILAANAAMIILVRRGVTPTRSAELFEGEQATGDLDAARRAKVDRVAAVCGLGEREKEVLTLLLEGCSASEVASAMVVANGTAKSHIRHVYKKLGVHSRDELFEKLGIEREEKSKQSV
- the pta gene encoding phosphate acetyltransferase, translating into MSQFLDSMIARAKADKKTIVLPEGNDIRTLKAAEAILAEGIADLIVLGDADDIAAAGCNLEGARIVDFRTSELREPYAEKLAELRAAKGMTLEQALELMDNELYFGMMMVKMGEADGLVSGACHSTGDVLRPALQILKTAPGAQMVSSFFVMNVPDCDLGHHGTFLFSDCGLEVQPDADRLAQIAINAEAAWRSLFADAEPVIAMLSHSSYGSAKNDDSDKVVRATAKVKELAPELAVDGELQLDAAIVPEIGAAKAPASPVAGRANVLVFPDIDAGNIGYKLVQRLAKAEALGPILQGIAAPVNDLSRGCSADDIVGVVAITAVQAQGK
- the glf gene encoding UDP-galactopyranose mutase, with amino-acid sequence MAVNYADFRDIAIEDYDAVVVGSGFAGAVSARQLAEEGGLRVLVIEKRAHIAGNMYDEYDEAGVLVHRYGPHIFHTNDQRAYDYLARFTEWSSYQHRVLADWYGTYMPVPFNKNSMEIAFGDEKAARLIEKLVDTFGDERKVTINELRAQEDPELQEVADFVYQNVFLYYTQKQWGLTPEEVDPSVTARVPVFISRDNRYFQDAFQGMPVDGYTRLFENLLGHEKITVCLSTEAESVFDLVFAGREEDAPLEAIHIKGVPFAGPIVYTGPLDELFLGRFGRLPYRSLDFVYETFDETYHLPCGTVNYTVTEDYTRVTEFKWLTEQTGDKTTIMREYSRAYEDPATQIPYYAIINDDNDALYARYRRLTDALPNFHPLGRLAEYRYFNMDKVVADALAASEKILTETADA
- a CDS encoding glycosyltransferase family 2 protein, encoding MKTITFAVPCYNSAAYMDHCVETLLACGEDIEILLVDDGSTKDDTAAICDRWQNEHPDIVRAIHQPNKGHGGAVNTGLAHATGFYFKVVDSDDWLDPAAMFPLMVYLRSQLDAPVPCDMVVANYVYDKVDEGEQKVMGYGNVLPEGYEFGWDEVGTFLPSQYLLMHSVYYRTEMLRKMKLTLPEHTFYVDNIFVYEPLVYVRTMRYFNVDAYHYFIGREDQSVNEKVMMGRMDQQLRVTRQMIDNVDPQAVRNRHLRHYLRNYISMMMCICSVFLRMRGGEADERDLKDIWAYLKEQNPSLYRRVRSNALNLATNLPTEAGEKIGLKGYQIAQKIFKFN
- a CDS encoding type III pantothenate kinase, with the protein product MALVLAIDIRNTRTRIGLAVDGRLVSQWAVPTDSAETADGAVACVLGFFDALARNLAPIEKDAPDAIDLPESAPLADGAIIASVIPALTGVWSDAARRLTDARPLTVGPGLKTGLKMNFSDPTAVGADRVAEMVGAKSTYGAPALVIDLGTSTTFELLDEAGAFRGGIIAPGMKLGAQALARGAAQLAAVELRAPKSLLGRTTAEAMQAGIVMGEVARIDGLIDMIWADCGYTTPVVLVGQHAEAIAALMTHAVTVDQTLALRGLLELYAANTRR
- the dinB gene encoding DNA polymerase IV — translated: MNDSDAYLPPWEGPAILLVDLDAFFASVEQLDHPAWRGKPVIVGGDADAHGVVSTCSYEARAFGVRSAMASSLARALCPEAIWTHGHFHRYREVSAAIMAILRDETPHVQQVSIDEAFMDVTPTAVNTEHPVLVAQRIQERVAALGVTCSIGVGTSKSVAKIASDRDKPRGLTVVFPGTEAAFLEKLPVRTLSGVGAAAERTLLSHGVRTLGAMGRADGALLRKIFGKNGEMMRDRALGRDRSEVAEDDEVKSVSNEVTYAHDLETREDIMAALSTISAKVGRRLRRKGLKGRTVAVKMRYDNRTTRSAQCSLAAPTDDDIAFAPVVHRLAEELWAPGMKVRLLGVAVTHFEEDGAPVQEALFDAAVLGGDDNADAVESEALIRDEEKRRSLLAATDALQERFGDGTVRFGFELRQSGNTTGSSSKNVEDYK
- a CDS encoding DegV family protein → MAFAIVTDSSSNLTEEVIDQFDLHILPLTFMVDGEEHHSYLKGQKTDLKQFYTMMREGKVITTSLPNLKDSRELLEGLLASGQDVLYIGFSSGLSGTYQAIDLLLAELADAYPDRTVLAVDTLAASMGEGLLVWYAAKMREEGASITEVRDWLEANKLHLAHWFTVDDLMFLFRGGRVSRTSAWAGTLLNIKPVMHVDDEGHLIPLEKVRGRKKSLKALVDHMEQTATSPVADQTVFISHGDCIEDAEYVADLVRERFGVTDILINYVDPVIGAHSGPGTMALFFLASER